The following DNA comes from Salvelinus namaycush isolate Seneca chromosome 39, SaNama_1.0, whole genome shotgun sequence.
GCCGGGGGGCAGCTGGGGCTCCAGGCCCTCACCCTGGAGGAGGGGAGGTGTTTGAGGACACAACTGACATAATGTTTCTGAGCACcttcacatttttttttacaaggtTTCCCAATGCAACTTGATCTAAAGAATCTGACAGGTCTCAGGTCAGTGTTCATTATATTGTTAATGGGGTCTTCTCTGTACCAGCTTGATGTGCTGCAGTTTGTCAGATAGGTGTTCCACCCCGGCCCGGACCGTGTTCAGGGTACGGGTCAGCCAGTCCAGACGCTCCTTGGCGGCGTCGCGCCTCCCCTGCTCCGCCTGCAGGTGGCGCTTACAGTCCTCCAGCATCTGCTGACCACTGTAGAAGACAGTAAGAAATATCCATCAAAATGACTTTACAGACACACTCAACTCAACACTAGGAGAGGAACCTTTCAGACCAACTTCTGTACCACAACAAGTTGCTTGATTGGTCTTCTCCCACAAGTTCTCCCACAATTTACAATCCTCAAGGATCTGTTCTGAGGGTCACTGTTTTAATAAATAATACCTTCCATTGAAGGTGTCAGCATCCGCTTACAACTTCTCTGGTCTGCTACGTTGCTGTGTAATCCCTAACccttgacctctaacccctgccCACTGACCTAGAGAGCTTGGTCTCCCCGGAGTACTTGATGTCCTGGAAGTGTTGCTGCAGACGGTCCCTGTCCTCCTTCAGCTGTAGCAGGGTTCTCTGGTTCTCCTTCTTCAGATCCTCCAGGTGCTGCTGGGTGTCTCCCTGGGAGATGAACCTCTCCACCACCTCCTGCATAGGGACATGGAGatggatgaacacacacacacacacacacacacacacacacacacacacacacacacacacacagattaatacacacacacacacagattaatacacacacacgtataaaTAGCTGAAAAACACACGAcacttgcatacacacacatggatacaGTAGGTGCATAAACAAACTAACAGAcatgtaccacacacacacttgcatacaaaGACACACAAACCGCACACAAAACGAAATAATCATATAAAATGACCTCCTCTCCGTACCCGTGTGTCAGTGACCCCCGTGGCCTCCTTGATGCGTCTGAAGGCCTCTTCGAAGGTAGAGAtggccctctcctcctcccccagccCGGTGGCACTGCGCTGGGCGTCGCTACTCAGCTCGTCAGGCTGCAAGGCTGCCCGCTGGGCCTGGAGGGAAGGGGGCAGACATCAGGACATTTACTCTGTAGACTAAGTGATATTTAAGAAGTGTAGATATATAGCTAAATAGAATGGACACAGCACCTCATGTTATATCCCTTGATATGGGTATACCCAGTGCCGTGTCTAGGCATAAGCGATATAAGCGGACTCTTAGGGCCCTgcgaacacccccccccccccccaccatgaaAACAACATTTACTTAGATTTGTTTTAGGAAGTCAGTCAGGATCTTAACTTACTGTTAGTTACAATAGTAGaacacacaaggtgcaatttttaaatgtggttgtgcatcagcagtttttctcttgttatgtcagtcactgacagtcactcaattagccatgtcagctaacatgttTAAGATTGCTCGGTAAGTTGCTATCTAAACCTTGTAGAATTCCTGGCCGAATTACTGACCGAGCACGCAAGGCACCTGCCCAGGGGCCAAAATTAACAGAATCACATATGttttaaaactgctaaatgttctctctgccccatggaaaAACATGTAGAATTGTAGGTCATTAACTTGACAATTTACCAAGAGGGTGGCCACTGAAATGTTTTGCCCGCTAGGTGGGGGAAGCCCCCAACCAAATCTTGCATAGGGCCCCCAAAATGCTAGAAATGGCCCTGGGTACACCCAATATGGCAGCTGGTCCAGCCATTATGGAACGTTGACTTGAATAGGAATATCCCTTCTTGTCATTGTTATTCTATGGATGTAAGTGTAAAGTGGTGGGGACCAAcccttctctccactctctcagCCTGGGCCTTACGGTCCTCTGCCTCTTTCTTGTAACGGGTGAGGATACactctctgtccttcctctccctGTACATCTGTTCTTCTTGACGCTGCAGCtctgcctgagagagagagagagaaagagagagagagagagagagagagagagagagagaccgagagagagagaccgagagtcAATTAACTACTGTTTATCGAAAAACAGCAAAGAAAAGCATTCAACTCACAACAAATAGCTGTAAACGCAGACAGCTGGACTTTACATGATGGACACATCAATGACTGTAAGGTGATGCATGAAGGGGAGAGGTACGGGACAGTCCTCAGTTACAATAATAATACCCATGCTGGTCACTTTGGCAGTGTCtttggagaggagtgtgtgtgtgtgctggtcacCTTGGCAGTGTCTttggagaggagagtgtgtgtgtgtgtgctggtcacCTTGGCAGTGTCTTTggggaggagagtgtgtgtgtgtgtgctggtcacCTTGGCAGTGTCtttggagaggagtgtgtgtgtgtgctggtcacCTTGGCAGTGTCtttggagaggagtgtgtgtgtgtgtgtgtttgcgggtCACCTTGGCAGTGTCtttggagaggagtgtgtgtgtgtgtttgcgggtCACCTTGGCAGTGTCTTtggagaggagtgtgtatgtgtgctggtCACCTTGGCAGTGTCTTtggagaggagtgtgtatgtgtgctggtCACCTTGGCAGTGTCTTtggagaggagtgtgtatgtTTGCGGGTCACCTTGGCAGTGTCTTTGGAGaggcgtgtgtatgtgtgctggtCACCATGGCAGTGTCTTTGGAGAGGAGTGTATGTGTGCTGGTCACCTTGGCAGTGTCTTtggagaggagtgtgtatgtgtgctggtCACCTTGGCAGTGTCTTtggagaggagtgtgtatgtgtgctggtCACCTTGGCAGTGTCTTtggagaggagtgtgtatgtgtgctggtCACCTTGGCAGTGTCTTtggagaggagtgtgtatgtgtgctggtCACCTTGGCAGTGTCTTtggagaggagtgtgtatgtgtgctggtCACCTTGGCAGTGTCtttggagaggagtgtgtgtgtatgtgtgctggtCACCATGGCAGTGTCTTtggagaggagtgtgtatgtgtgctggtCACCATGGCAGTGTCTTtggagaggagtgtgtatgtgtgctggtCACCATGGCAGTGTCTTtggagaggagtgtgtatgtgtgctggtCACCTTGGCAGTGTCtttggagaggagtgtgtgtgtatgtgtgctggtCACCTTGGCAGTGTCTTtggagaggagtgtgtatgtgtgctggtCACCTTGGCAGTGTCTTTGGAGaggcgtgtgtatgtgtgctggtCACCATGGCAGTGTCTTTGGAGAGGAGTGTATGTGTGCTGGTCACCTTGGCAGTGTCTTtggagaggagtgtgtatgtgtgctggtCACCTTGGCAGTGTCTTtggagaggagtgtgtatgtgtgctggtCACCATGGCAGTGTCTTtggagaggagtgtgtatgtgtgctggtCACCATGGCAGTGTCTTtggagaggagtgtgtatgtgtgctggtCACCATGGCAGTGTCTTtggagaggagtgtgtatgtgtgctggtCACCTTGGCAGTGTCtttggagaggagtgtgtgtgtgtgtgctggtcacCTTGGCAGTGTCTTtggagaggagtgtgtatgtgtgctggtCACCTTGGCAGTGTCTTtggagaggagtgtgtatgtgtgctggtCACCTTGGCAGTGTCTTtggagaggagtgtgtatgtgtgctggtCACCATGGCAGTGTCTTtggagaggagtgtgtatgtgtgctggtCACCATGGCAGTGTCTTtggagaggagtgtgtatgtgtgctggtCACCATGGCAGTGTCTTtggagaggagtgtgtatgtgtgctggtCACCTTGGCAGTGTCtttggagaggagtgtgtgtgtgtgtgctggtcacCTTGGCAGTGTCTTtggagaggagtgtgtatgtgtgctggtCACCTTGGCAGTGTCTTTGGAGaggcgtgtgtatgtatgtgtgctgGTCACCTTGGCAGTGTCTTtggagaggagtgtgtatgtatgtgtgctgGTCACCTTGGCAGTATCTTtggagaggagtgtgtatgtgtgctggtCACCTTGGCAGTGTCTTtggagaggagtgtgtatgtgtgctggtCACCTTGGCAGTGTCTTTGGAGaggcgtgtgtatgtatgtgtgctgGTCACCTTGGCAGTGTCTTTGGAGAGGAGTGTGTGCTGGTCACCTTGGCAGTGTCtttggagaggagtgtgtgtgtgtgctggtcacCTTGGCAGTGTCTTtggagaggagtgtgtatgtgtgtgtgctggtcACCTTGGCAGTGTCTTtggagaggagtgtgtatgtatgtgtgctgGTCACCTTGGCAGTGTCTTTGGAGAGGAGTGCGTCACTGTTCATGACCTGCAGGTCCTTCagctcctgtctctgtctcaggaTCTCAGCCTCTAGTTTATCCAGCTGGGACTGGAAGGTCAGGCTCTCCTCCTAATTATAATATATGCCAATTAGCACACCCCTTTCTCCAAAGCTACTTACGTCAGTGAGTGCATACGTTTCCGTATGGGTTGCCCCAgcgggaattgaacccacgaCTTAGccactgagccacacaggacaaaGAGCGAGGTAGGGTACTTTATCATCTGTTAGGAAATTAGAGTAGGTCATGGAAAAGGATTCAACTACCCAAAGAGCACATTGGAGAGGAGGCATGGCTTGGTTGCATAAAGTTAAATGTGGGGCGAGTTGGCGAAACAGCACaaagagatctgggaccaggctaggactAACCTGTAGGTGTGCCTTTAGTTTCAGATAGCCCCTCATGATGTGTTCAGCCTCCTGGCACTTCAGCTGGGCTTTCTCC
Coding sequences within:
- the odad3 gene encoding coiled-coil domain-containing protein 151, with translation MPFSAEAIKPPLHDQITELQRKIQLLEGDRSAYYEMSQSSIKKNRNSILQLRQENKRLHKKLANALAGDEQVIKEAFQSRGMEKAAFRNMSGKAALKVLDQKVCDKMKKLNALKHTTQTYRRRLEDLKTLYQSMKLENRGPERDTERLNEEAKNLRVLENRLEKAQLKCQEAEHIMRGYLKLKAHLQEESLTFQSQLDKLEAEILRQRQELKDLQVMNSDALLSKDTAKAELQRQEEQMYRERKDRECILTRYKKEAEDRKAQAERVERRAQRAALQPDELSSDAQRSATGLGEEERAISTFEEAFRRIKEATGVTDTREVVERFISQGDTQQHLEDLKKENQRTLLQLKEDRDRLQQHFQDIKYSGETKLSSGQQMLEDCKRHLQAEQGRRDAAKERLDWLTRTLNTVRAGVEHLSDKLQHIKLGEGLEPQLPPGSEEYVVELLSQSEQKLLLLQEELQGKDLAAAMKEMEEEEFHASIEGKLPHCNTRIKLPEAQRQDPYDEEEESGDDEGDIITRAILKHQSQLIIDSKTKRKTRTKKKKGKL